The following proteins are encoded in a genomic region of Xanthomonas citri pv. mangiferaeindicae:
- a CDS encoding dipeptidyl carboxypeptidase II encodes MLHKLLLSSAIALALTACGDRPAAESTMPATDASAAAAPADNPLFVASTLPFQAPPFDKLKDADYQPAIEEGMKQHLAEIRKIADNTEAPTFENTIEAMERSGELLTRAANVFFMLTGANTNDTLQAAEEALAPKLAEHSDAIYLDPALFARVKTLYDQRDSLGLTPEQATVLAHTHDNFVRAGALLNDADKAELRKLNAESSTLSTAFGNKLLAASNAGGVFVTDVAELDGLDAGAIAAAADAAKAAGKDGQWLLSLQNTTQQPVLASLKNRSLRERVLAASTGRAEKGDANDTRATIQRLAELRARQAQLLGYPNYAAYSIADQMAKTPEAALKLLTDTVPAATARARAELAKIQGVVDAQNGGFTAGAADWDFYAEQVRKAEFDLDEAQIKPYFELDRVLNDGVFFAANQLYGITAKERKDIPVYHPDVRVFDIMDADGKQLALFYLDPFKRDSKQGGAWMGNFVEQNGLTGTIPVVYNVENFTKPAAGQPALLSFDDVTTLFHEFGHALHGFFSNTKYPSVAGTNTPRDFVEFPSQFNEHWALDPKVFANYAKHHETGEAMPQDLVDRIVKARTFNQGYATTEYLSAALLDLAWHTLPAGEAKQDVDAFEKQALEKYKVDLAAVPPRYRTSYFSHIWGGGYAAGYYAYFGAEVLDHDAFQWFRENGGLTRENGQTFRDKILSIGHSRDLATAYREFRGKDPSVEPLLEHRGLK; translated from the coding sequence ATGTTGCATAAGCTGCTCCTGTCTTCCGCGATCGCGCTGGCGCTCACCGCCTGCGGCGACCGCCCTGCTGCCGAGTCCACGATGCCTGCTACTGATGCCTCCGCCGCGGCCGCGCCGGCCGACAACCCGCTGTTCGTCGCCAGCACGCTGCCGTTCCAGGCCCCGCCCTTCGACAAGCTCAAGGACGCCGATTACCAGCCGGCGATCGAAGAGGGCATGAAGCAGCACCTGGCCGAGATCCGCAAGATCGCCGACAACACCGAGGCGCCCACCTTCGAGAACACCATCGAAGCGATGGAGCGCAGTGGCGAACTGCTGACCCGCGCGGCCAACGTGTTTTTCATGCTCACCGGCGCCAACACCAACGATACCCTGCAGGCGGCCGAAGAGGCGTTGGCGCCCAAGCTCGCCGAGCACAGCGACGCCATCTACCTCGATCCCGCGCTGTTCGCCCGGGTCAAGACCCTGTACGACCAGCGCGACTCGCTGGGCCTCACGCCTGAACAGGCCACCGTGCTCGCCCACACGCACGACAACTTCGTGCGCGCCGGCGCATTGCTCAATGACGCCGACAAGGCCGAACTGCGCAAGCTCAACGCCGAGTCGTCCACGCTGTCGACCGCGTTCGGCAACAAGCTGCTGGCCGCCAGCAACGCCGGCGGCGTGTTCGTCACCGATGTGGCCGAACTCGACGGCCTCGACGCTGGCGCGATCGCCGCTGCGGCCGATGCCGCCAAGGCCGCCGGCAAGGATGGCCAGTGGCTGCTGAGCCTGCAGAACACCACCCAGCAGCCGGTGCTGGCCTCGCTGAAGAACCGGAGCTTGCGCGAGCGCGTGCTCGCCGCCTCCACCGGCCGCGCCGAGAAGGGCGATGCCAACGACACCCGCGCCACCATCCAGCGTCTGGCCGAACTGCGCGCGCGCCAGGCTCAGCTGCTCGGCTACCCCAACTACGCCGCCTACAGCATCGCCGACCAGATGGCGAAGACCCCGGAAGCCGCGCTCAAGCTGCTGACCGACACCGTACCGGCCGCCACTGCACGCGCACGTGCCGAACTGGCGAAGATCCAGGGCGTGGTCGACGCACAGAACGGCGGCTTCACCGCCGGCGCCGCCGACTGGGACTTCTATGCCGAGCAGGTCCGCAAGGCCGAATTCGACCTCGACGAAGCGCAGATCAAGCCCTACTTCGAGCTCGACCGCGTGCTCAACGACGGCGTGTTCTTCGCCGCCAACCAGCTTTACGGCATCACTGCCAAGGAGCGCAAGGACATCCCGGTCTATCACCCCGATGTGCGCGTGTTCGACATCATGGATGCCGACGGCAAGCAGCTCGCGCTGTTCTACCTCGACCCATTCAAGCGCGACAGCAAGCAGGGCGGCGCGTGGATGGGCAACTTCGTCGAGCAGAACGGCCTGACCGGCACCATCCCGGTCGTCTACAACGTCGAGAACTTCACCAAGCCCGCTGCCGGCCAGCCTGCGCTGCTGAGCTTCGACGACGTGACCACGCTGTTCCACGAGTTCGGCCACGCGCTGCATGGCTTCTTCTCCAACACCAAGTACCCCTCGGTCGCCGGCACCAACACCCCGCGCGATTTCGTCGAGTTTCCCTCGCAGTTCAACGAGCACTGGGCGCTGGATCCCAAGGTGTTCGCCAACTACGCCAAGCACCACGAGACCGGCGAAGCGATGCCGCAGGATCTGGTCGACCGGATCGTCAAGGCGCGCACGTTCAACCAGGGCTACGCGACCACCGAGTACCTCTCGGCCGCGCTGCTCGACCTTGCCTGGCACACGCTGCCGGCCGGCGAGGCCAAGCAGGACGTCGATGCGTTCGAGAAGCAGGCGCTCGAGAAGTACAAGGTCGACCTCGCCGCCGTGCCGCCGCGCTACCGCACCAGCTACTTCAGCCACATCTGGGGCGGCGGCTACGCGGCGGGCTACTACGCCTACTTCGGCGCCGAAGTCCTCGACCACGACGCCTTCCAGTGGTTCCGCGAGAACGGCGGCCTGACCCGCGAAAACGGCCAGACCTTCCGCGACAAGATCCTGTCGATCGGACACTCGCGTGACCTCGCCACCGCCTACCGCGAATTCCGTGGCAAGGACCCGAGCGTCGAGCCGCTGTTGGAGCATCGCGGGCTGAAGTGA
- a CDS encoding DUF4440 domain-containing protein, translating into MALPPELARVLRDYEQAWRAGDAVALAALFAEDGFVLQSNRPPVRGHAAIQAAYAGQGGGPLRLRALAFAAEDTIAYIVGAYGYGDAPSDTGKFTLTLTREAGAPWRIASDMDNSNAPPQRAQGSNPPSPTPQQPTEP; encoded by the coding sequence GTGGCGTTGCCGCCCGAGCTGGCACGCGTGCTACGCGATTACGAACAGGCATGGCGCGCCGGCGATGCCGTGGCGCTCGCCGCACTGTTCGCCGAGGACGGCTTCGTGCTGCAAAGCAATCGCCCGCCTGTCCGCGGCCACGCCGCCATCCAGGCCGCATACGCAGGCCAGGGCGGTGGGCCTTTACGGCTACGCGCGCTCGCGTTTGCCGCCGAAGACACTATCGCCTACATCGTCGGCGCGTACGGTTACGGCGATGCGCCCAGCGACACAGGCAAGTTCACGCTCACGCTGACACGCGAAGCCGGGGCACCGTGGCGGATCGCCTCGGACATGGACAACTCGAATGCGCCACCGCAACGCGCACAAGGCTCGAATCCGCCCTCGCCCACGCCACAGCAGCCCACCGAGCCGTGA